The window gccagtCGGCCCTGGGTCTGAGTCGAGTACTGGTCACGCAGAAGCTGTTCTTGAGCCAGCCGTTGCTGCTCGGCCtgttggcgctgctgctcctcgaaATCGTGCTGGGCCTGCTGCTGAGCAAGCatctgctggcgctgctgatcctcccactgctgctgcagaCGGGCTTGTTCGGACTCATACTCCTCCTGTTGACGGCGAGCTTCGGTGGTCCAGAAGTCGCTGATCGGCTCTGGTTCCTTTGGTGGCGGAGTAGGTTCAGCCTCCACTTCTTTAGTCGGCCGCTTTGGTAGCGCCGGACCgcgctcgtcgtcctcgcctAACAAGCTCGGCGGGTCCTGGGGGAGTTTCGGGATGGTAATGAGACTGGTCAAATAGCGCAGATTGGAACATTCGTAGTAGAATCGAACAAGACGGTGGTGCTGGGCATCATATCGGCCCCGGAGTGGCTCAAGAGCCCCGTCGTCTCCAGTGGTTGTGTGCATGGCTCTCAACATGCTCGTGATGAACTTGTAGATGCCATAACTCTCTTGCACAAGAGGCACCAGCGCCGAGATTCGGCACTCGTTGTTCGTGCCGGACTGGAAGTGCGAGAAGATCAGCTTCTGGAAAGCATCGATCTGATCTTGGAGCGTCATCAGATCCGTGATGGTCTCGTATCTGCCGAGCAGTCAGCGCCCCGTTTCTTCTGATCGAGTATTTCCGCACAAACCCTTCATTTGGATCGTTGATGGACTTCAAGCTGATGTATTCCTCGTACTCGAACAGACCTACCACCGTCAGCCAATCGTCCCCCTAAAACACCCTTCCTTGACATACCGTTGAACTCCGGGTGGTTGCGATGGAAGGTCAACTTCGactccaggaagaagacatacTCCCGGATGAGCGGGCCATATCCTAACAATGGTCAACATCCACTATACTGCCCCAGCAATGAAATTGTCCGCGCGTACCTCGCATGCCTTCCCCTCCAACGCCTCGCATCAAGCTATCAATCCAATTGCCATGTTGTTGCGCCTCGCGGACCACAATGGGATGGCCCTCCTGCAGAACCTTATGTATCGTAATGAGAGCCTTGAATGTCTGGACCTCGTCGGCAAGGACAGGCTGTCTGTAGGTGGCGATGTCAGCTCCGGTCCACCCCTTCTCCTAATCACGGCACCGAAATCATTCAGTAGTTATCAACGTACACTTTGATGCCCGCCCAGAACGCAGCCGACGACTTGTGGTCCCAGGTATAAACGATACAGCTCCGCACATGTTTCCCTAGTGGCCGGGGCGGGTTAGTTGGAGGACTCGGCCGGAAGGGATACGGATAAGAGCGGCGCGAGCGAGAGGATTCGACACGGGGATTAGCACATACGTTTCGGAGCAGTTTCCTCTGTCGAGCGAAAGAATTGTCAGTTCAGGATCTTCCTCCTAGCGGTGAGTCGCTTCATTCACTGAAGTCGAACCGTCGGAGCGTTGGTACTGCCACTCACCGATACTAGTAGCCTTGCGAATATTAATCGCCAAATCGGCCTCCGTCCTGTTGTGTCGTCAATTAGCAAGCTTTCGCGCAGGCAATGTATCACCGGGCGATCGGGTTCAGCGTACCGACTCATCTTGGACGTGGGGTGCGCAGTCgggaggtgaagatggagagaCGGTCAGGGGCAATGGCAGTCAACGAGGTAATGGCAGGACGAAATCAagccagacccagacagCGCAAGGAATAGATTGCGCTGGTCACCGCGAGGGAAGAAGTGTaggatgagagagaagaagacacaCGTGGGACTGGAGCATTATATGACGTTGGCCCAAGGAACGGGAAAGTTGGCGCCTGCGCGGGTCTTGGCATCGCTCCTGGTCGGAAGTGTATACCTAGGGCTCCTCCTTGCCGCCCGCCGCGTCATGGAATAGGCAGAGAATTACAGAGAAGAGGGCAAGAGAGAGTGGAAGAATTTCAATAGAATATACGCTCTAGGCAGATATCAAGCACCAGCCATACAATGAACTCCCTAACGCCTCACTTTCATAATCACACAGAGGTGGGCTCCGTCTCCAGAGACTGCGCCGGCGCTGCATGTACGGTCGCCGGCAGAGCTCCCCCAAGGCCGTTGTTCTCCCTCGAGGAGGCCGTCTGGTCATCAGAGTCTGGGGATGGGATCTCTTGTCCGGCTTCCTGctcccatccatcttcatcttcctcaacAGTCGTGGTGGTAGTAGTCAGATCAGCCGGGGCCGGTGTATCGCTCTCCTCAGCAAAAGGAACTGCCACCTTTTCAACTGGAGCTGGGGGGTCACTCTCCACGGAACCAGCAGTCTCGTCGTCAGTTGTAGTCTGCTCAACCGGCGCCGATATCTCAGAAACAGCACgctgttcctgctcctggtcctcctcctgctcTGGCAAGCGCAcattctcatcctccgcccactCGCCCAACGCAGGGCTACTCGGCTCCGAGTCCCGCGGCGCCTCGACCACAAGCAACTCATCCGCACTACCACCATCCGTGCGCACGGAGGGCGGGGCCGGTTTCCTgcgcggcagcggcggaggcggcaCGGGGCGACGCTTCTCACCAGCGGTGCTGGGACGTTCGGGAAGGAACGGTGGGGGAACAGGCTTGCGTTTCGGGAGAGGCGCCTGCTGCGTCTTTTTCAGAGAGTATTTCTCGGGGCGTGGAAGGGGCGCTCCAGGCgctggatggggatggcCGCGGCCGATCGGTTGGTCGGGGGTTCCTGCGTGACGCTGCTCGGATGGTTGACCATTCTGATCGCCTTTGCCGAAAACGTTCCAGCCCCATTTCTTTGCGGCCGCAGTAGCGGCTCCAATGCTCTTCGGCTTGTCGTCTGATGAGGTGGCGGACGTGAGCGATCTGGTGATTGTCTCGATCGTGCTTCGTCGTTTGGATTGATCGCTTGCAACCGATGTGGATGAGCTGCCGCGGGAACTTcgcaagctggagaaggagttgCTCTCGAGTCGGGCAGGAGAAGGACGTTCAATAGCATTGTCGTTGACAAAACTGAGGCCGTCGATCGAGTCGGGGATGGACGATTCGCGACTGTGCAATGCATATTCCGGCATCATGGGTCCGGTCGTTGGCGGCGAGCTGCCCGGGGTTTGAGCCGGCGAGGCAGGCGGAGACCGGTCCCGGATTTCAATCATGGAGCTGGTCGCGTTGGCCTTTTCCTCGCCCTTGCTCTCTGAGACCACCGGGTCGACCTTGGCGTTATCCGGCGTCACCACCGGGTCGGCCGCGAGGGAGACGGTCTGCGAAGTTCGAATGGCTCGAGGCAACGACGTGCTGTCTGAACGGTCGATCCCGGTAGTAGAAGCGGAGGGCGAATGGAAGGACCGTTCCGAAATGGGCGACTTGGGCGATTTGAGCCCTTTGCGTGACTTGAGTTTAGTTAAGTTGGGATCCGGAAGAACGGGCATGctcatcgtcttctcgtcTTTGGTCTTGAGCATCTCCGCTCCTCCATCCCCACGAACACTCTTGGGCGTCCCCGGCACTGCACTTTCAGACTCATCCGGAATTTCGGAGCGAGGGTCTGGCTCGGGGATATCGCGCTGCCAGACACCACCACGGAAAGCCTGGCCAAAGGTATCTAGGAAGGGGACATCGTCCCAGAACGGCAGGACAATACTCTCAGCCACAATTTCGCGGATCTTGCTCTCAATCGTGCGCAGAATAAGGCCGTACGTGATCTGCTTGGAGCTGACAATCGGCTGGAtgtccatctccatccgGGGCATGGTCTCGAAGGACATCCAGAATCGGTTGCTGGGAGGAGGCTTGGCCCGCACCAAGAGGTGGCcttccagcttcttcagcacgACAGCCAACACAATATCCACCTCCCGTGCCTTGAACCGTTGACCCAGATCGATTCGCACCGTGGCCTGGATCTC of the Penicillium psychrofluorescens genome assembly, chromosome: 1 genome contains:
- a CDS encoding uncharacterized protein (ID:PFLUO_000747-T1.cds;~source:funannotate), which gives rise to MGSLGSFLIVYVLGGITFLPLVLVLLFLHAILTLPPAPRRNQSAAAVHSLTRPADDEYSLKSGTDQLADHFHRTHASDVAAGYFAVCREYVPGGVNGKPPERTTPAGEVVAAESPSVYQAMYRSLFDRKQAPSIEPTKSNGKSTKRARNVFYIVLRHGHLMLYDDASQVEVRYVISLAHHDVSIYSGGEEHIPEGELWVKRNAICLSRRLDSLGDLGGPTPPFYLFSENLSDKEDFYHAMLHNQSRMWKSADRPPKYQEFDVKDIVTLVQRLHSSEEQLQTRWINAILGRLFLALYRTPEWEEFIRAKITKKISRVNKPTFISRIGLQKIDLGEGAPLITNPRLKDLTVDGNCCVEADMQYTGNFRIEIQATVRIDLGQRFKAREVDIVLAVVLKKLEGHLLVRAKPPPSNRFWMSFETMPRMEMDIQPIVSSKQITYGLILRTIESKIREIVAESIVLPFWDDVPFLDTFGQAFRGGVWQRDIPEPDPRSEIPDESESAVPGTPKSVRGDGGAEMLKTKDEKTMSMPVLPDPNLTKLKSRKGLKSPKSPISERSFHSPSASTTGIDRSDSTSLPRAIRTSQTVSLAADPVVTPDNAKVDPVVSESKGEEKANATSSMIEIRDRSPPASPAQTPGSSPPTTGPMMPEYALHSRESSIPDSIDGLSFVNDNAIERPSPARLESNSFSSLRSSRGSSSTSVASDQSKRRSTIETITRSLTSATSSDDKPKSIGAATAAAKKWGWNVFGKGDQNGQPSEQRHAGTPDQPIGRGHPHPAPGAPLPRPEKYSLKKTQQAPLPKRKPVPPPFLPERPSTAGEKRRPVPPPPLPRRKPAPPSVRTDGGSADELLVVEAPRDSEPSSPALGEWAEDENVRLPEQEEDQEQEQRAVSEISAPVEQTTTDDETAGSVESDPPAPVEKVAVPFAEESDTPAPADLTTTTTTVEEDEDGWEQEAGQEIPSPDSDDQTASSRENNGLGGALPATVHAAPAQSLETEPTSV